TAAATATAGATTTTGAAGCCACAGTCAATATTAGAATGACAAGTATATCCTGTGTCATCCTCTTTGGAATGACAAATATATCTTGTGTCATCCTCATTGGAATGACAAGTATATCCTGTGTCATCCTCGGCAAAGTAGGATACTTGATTAAGCTaccattaataaaaaaaaagttatggtACGTTTGATTTgtgcattttctattttaattttttgaaaaatgtgcTTCtaaaaaaatgatgtttggtttatatttttatatctattttctaaaaaaatagataatattttttaaaaaaatagaaaatatctaaaaatcattttttattttctagaaaacgagtgttttccaaaaaataaaaatgaaaaacaagTAGACCAAACCCACCTTTAATAATTTGATAGGATTTCCTGTTTAGATAATCAAATGAAGGGACAATTCATGGATTGCATTAGTCTATTTGTAGAAGATATGTTAACTTTGTGTTTTTGAACGGCACGTGATCTTCTTTCTAATTGAAAAGATCACATAGCTTAAGGCTGTATAAATTTTTGTTGATTGCTTTCATTCCAAGTGGCAAAAGGTCTGTCTTTGTCACTAAACAAACTCTTAGACTCAAGCTAAATTTATAATCAGTAGGAACAAAGAAAATGCAAATATTTGACATGAGCAGTAACAAAGAAAATGCAAATATTTGACATGAGTTTCCTTTAGACGATCTTTAGTGGAGCCGCTTTTGGCAACACGTTCACTTCTAACCTATCAAGTAAGTTCAGTACACCTTCAATCTGTTGTCATGTACAAGATCAATTAATATTGAATCGTATTGTTTATTGGTGTTATGGGTGATCGATGTCTCTGTTTTTGTGATTTCAAGTCTGATGTAGTGATCGGTTTGTGTCAAGTCTATTTGAACAGAACAGTATGATATAATTCTGATTTCAGCCTTTATCTTTAATATAATAAACTATGCCTTAAATATTATCATTATTTGTGTTAATTTTTTACTAAGAGCTAATCATGTCTGAGTCCCCACTCCCAGTAGAAGAAtcattttggccggccctaaaaTACTGATTTTGGAATCACATATATGTATTTTGATATTCTATTAGAAAGCCAAGAATGATTTAATAAGCACGCttattattaaatataaaaagaaaaagactgaTCTAAAATCATCTAACAAACACATATTTATATATGATAAGGACATTAGTACAGTAGATTAGCAAGGCAACATCCAGATTAGACTTTTCATGTTGTCTGGCAAGCATTTTGTATTGTTGAGTAGCTCACTTTCTAAATTCAGCaaattctttaatattttttaaacaatgACAAATCTCTAAAACATATAAGTATATTATattgtttttaagaatttttaattaactgAAAGGGCAAGATTTATTTTTCTAGGTCAAATTGTATTTTTTATCTGTTGGAGAAGACGAAGAGCATGCACAGAGATATAACTACAGCTGTTGAAGAAGACGAAGAGCATGCAGAGAGATATGGAAACTATAATGCAGAGGGTTAATTCGATCCTACTTGTATTGGCACTGTCCCAACCTCTCACAATGAGATGATGAGACCACTACTTAAGTGTGGGCCCCACCACCTCATTGTGAGAGGTTGGGGCAGTGCCAGGGTGAAATTTGATTACTACACAATTATTATAACTTAGTATTTCGAGAAGCATAACACTGGAAATAACTTCGTTATCTGCACGATCGCTAAAAATTGTGTTCATCCTTGGGCACTCGACGTGCAGGAACACTGTGATTGTCCATAAGCTGCTGTTTTTCTTCTCTGTTACCTCCACAATTCAGATGCAGATGTCTGCCAAGAATCTCAATGACGATGGCAAACAGCTTGAGGACGGCTGGACCTTGGCGGACTACAACATTCAAACGGAGTCCACAATAAATCTGGTTCTCCGCCTTCCTTGTCGGATCTCTTGCCCTCCTTGATGTTGCATTGGGTTGTTGTTGGTGTCTAGTTCTGTCCCTGCTGCCTGGTCTCGTGGAAAGATCGTTATCTCTGTTTTTTTGTGTGATTTTGTGCGTGTGGTTTCAAGTATGGTGAACTGGAGCTTTGCTTTATGCTTCTGAGTTTtgttcaaacatcaaaacatggCAGTTTCTAATGTAATGAATTGAAGGTGATGAcgcaaaaaaaaatgataaatcgaAATTTTATCATCAAATTCACCACCAGTCGTTGACTGTGCCTTACGCCAAAGTCTTTTTCAGACTTCAGAGGATACCAAAAACATGTTTGAAGAACCAGCAAATTTAACAGTGGAAGATTTTTCAAGTTACAGTTTGGGATCCTACACATGATCGATTGATTTCCTAAATTTATAAATCTCAATTTATATACCTTTCTCCTAACACTTTCCCACCCTATTCAACCAGAGCCAAGTAGCCGTTACATATTTCGTAATGGTTGCCGCAATAGATCAGCTCAGAGTAATTGCCATGGTCATTTGCTGGTGTGCTCAGCCGGTGATCAATCACTAGTCAGAATATCATGTCTGGGTTTGTCGCCGCGGAATTCCGATCTCGCATGAGTTAACTCGGGCAGCAAATCGAAGTGAACAAAGGGATTCGCCGACTGAAGTAGCTTCTGGTGATATGTTGACGAACATCAATGTCTTTGAATCTCCGCCAAGACAAGGCTACCATTAAGAAAAAAAAGTTAATAATTAGATTGGAATTCCTGCTTAGATCATCAAATGAAGAAACATTTCATGAATTGCATTAGTCCTCTACCTGTAGAAGATATGTTAACTTTGAGTTCCGGAAAGGCACATGATCTTCTTTCTTTGCAATTGAAAATATCACATCGCTTAAGGCTGACAAGCTTTTGTTGATTGCCTACGTTTCAAGTGACAAAAAGTTTGTCAGTAAACAAACTACTTAAACTAAAGCTAGAATTTATAATCAGCAGGAATGAAGAAAATGCAAATATTTGACCTGAGTTTCCTTTAGACGATCCCCAGTAGAACCACTTTTGGCAAGACGTTCACTTCCAGCAAGATCAATTAAGTTTAATATACCTTCAATTTGTTGTTCTGTTCTCTGAAGTAAATATTATGTGAACAATATGTGCAAGTTTAGTAGCATACACGACGATTTTATTAGCATACACAATGAGTTTCTCACCTCATTCACACCAACAATTTTTAAAGTGAAGACAAAATGGCTTCTTGAAGATTGCTCATTCATTTGGGTCTTACCCACAGACCTGATACAAAATGAAATAGAGGCttcaaagttaagcttaaaaTGCACAGAGATACACTTGTAAAAGGAAAATAGCATGGTGTTGGTGTGAGATCCTAAACGTAGGTTAGTAAGCAACTTTAAATATCATGATCgtatttaatgaaaaataatatgaCAATATcacttatttaaatttattttacatatgtaaatattcaataatttttcaaatttatgaaataaaaatataaatgttgCATTTAAAATATCTAATTCTACGAAATAGGAAATGCAGTCATTCTAAGTTGCATCTGCAGCTTGCAAATCCTAATTTCAAATGGATTTGAACTTGCAAGAAATTTTGCAGGCAACCAAATGCTTGCACTAATTGCTGGTAACCAAACAGCTTCCAAGTTAATTCGCACAATAAATAACAGGATCTTTAGCTTCACTAACATATTTCATGTTTCAATACTTCATTTGTGAAGCAAGCTCATACTCAAATAGACTAGGTATGCAAGGGGGTTTAATCTTAGGTTACAAATTGGTCTCCTATCGATTATCCAGTTAACCAACATTAAGAATTTGTGAAGCACAATTTCAAACTAGATAAAATGTTGTATTTGCTGAAAGTTAAAATCTATTGATCAGATGAACACACGAGCAGTTTCCCCATAGTTAACAGACAACAATTTTACCACATTAGTGTAACAAATATAAGTTTTTAGACAACCACCTCAGCACATTTTACCTGTTCATTGAAGCCTGTTGAAGGAGAAATGAGACATGCTCACTGCTACAAACATTAACAATAGTAAGATCAGACACAACCGCATTTCCATTACTGTCATGCTTGATTGAATACTGCTTGGTCAGGCCACCACTTGTATCTACACTAGTAGGTCGGCTAGGTGATAGCAAATCACGAACTGTTTCATTATAGATTTCCAACATGGAAGcctgaaaaaaaaatgaataaatcaGAATCACCTACAGTAAACATGTCACTCAAAATGAAAGGATAGGTAAAGGGCAAAAACAATGTAAGATAACTTGCTTACCTGCATTTTGTATTTCCAACCTTGAGATTGTAGAGATTGACTAGTCTGAAAAATTTGCTCCAGGGATCTTGGAATAAGTCCTTTCTGTTCAGGGCATTCAGTATTGCCCATCATGGTATAAGTTTTGCCAGAACCAGTTTGCCCATAAGCAAATATGCAAACCTATAGGATAGCAATTTTTTCTTAGagcaaagaaaaacatatagttCAAATGCAACTACAAGAGGATCAAACAAATCCACAACAATGTTGAGCAAAATGGAGTAGGTGGGTAAGAAATAACATCAAATAAAAGAAGTAAATCCAGCAAAATCAATTTGTCTCAATTCACCCACAAAAACAAATTATGAATACAATTTAAAAAACTATACAAAACTATTTACAAGAGTACAATTAAATAATCTGAAAAGAAATTTATATGTCAATTCAATACCTTGTAGCCATCAAGTGCACTCTGAATTAGCTGAGATATTTCTTCAAAAACTTCTCCTTGAGAAGCTCCCTGATTGAATACTTTGTCAAAAGTGAAGGAGTACATTTGGGCTGTTTATATTGCATTCATGAATGCTCAGTACTCTTGTATTACAAATGGCTAAGTAGATATGATCAAGCAGAGTGCTCAATAACCAGTAACAAAAGCACAATTTAGGCGTACCATTATTTGTCATGTCAATCCCACTTCCAAGAGattcaatggatgttggataagAAACAACAGATCCGTCTGTACCGCCCAATTCAGTATCATGTAAAAGAGGACGAACTCTACAGAATACGCGAATATTTCCTTTAAGTTCCTGTAGATAAGAGATTCAGCACAACCATAATTTTAAAATACATGTTAAATAAACTTCCATACCAATATGGTGTTATGCAACTTTTTTCGTATCTTTTCTGCTTCCACTATTTGTAGCTCTGCATTTACAAGGCGATCTTGCAAATCAATAACAGTTTTCTGCTGCTCTTCATATTCTGATATCACCTCAATAGCTGTCAAGTCGGCTCTCTAAGAAAACAAAAATGTTACAAACGGAATATTTTACACAACACTAATTGTACACAATTTGATTCCTTCGACACAATAATGAATGGTAAAATTGCATTACTTACCTTCAATTTCTCATTGGAAAAAGTAAGTTGTTGTCGCAAGAGTTTAATTTCTCCACTTTGAGAAAAGCATGCCTCCTATGAATGATAAAAACAAATATATCATCACACTTGAGAATAGCAAAACAAGGATGTTGATGTTTAGGAGTACAAACCTCAAGAAGAGCAGCCCTTGCCGTTATTGTTTCTAATGATTTTGAAGATTTTCCACTAATTTCTTTGTATTCAGCAACTTCCATGGTCAAACTTTGCACTTGTGCCAATAAATGATCGCGGTCATCTCGCACTTGCTGAAACTCTGTTCTAATAAAACTGATCTCCTTTTTTAACTCGTCTTTTTGCTTGACAGCATCTTGCTGAGAAGACTGAAAGTAACCAAACCTTTAGGATCAATTAACTGAACCAATAGCTAATTATGACAACATCAATATCAAAAGCAATTAGAAAAGGTCTGCCTACAACAAGTAAACAGTGTGCAACTGATCATAAATTAACTATAATGAATAAGGATGTGACACAGGAACATGTTAGAATATCCATAAGAGTGTCAAAACAAGATTCTTATCTAGAATTGTCTgtgtgaattttcaaatcatgaaTCATATTGAATCTTGAATTATAAGATTGAGATAAAATTACAAAATGTGTTAAAAAAGAATCTACATTATTCAGAATATTTTTGATATCCTATGTTATGTAAAATAATATAACACTCTTAATAGTATAACATTATGAATCAACTATGTTGACACTAATCCATgacaaaaatatataatataattacaATAAAGTACAAGTTATGGTCACTTTGTCCCATTAAGAATTAAATGAAATGTTTAATAGGAAAATTTGCCCTTAAATGCTtgatattgaattttttttacaaacCATTGCTATCAACTTACAGTctcaaactctcaatacaacaacaacaacaaccaagccttttcccactaggtggggtcggctgtatgaatccttttacgccattgagctctatctcctattatatcatcatctatatttaaataaattttatcttattttattgttgctaaccaagtcttttttggtcttccacttcctcgtttgatatgcatatttatcatagtttcacatcgcctaactggagcatttattggtcgtctaagtacatgttcgtaccatcttaaacgtgtctctcggagttttccctcaatagatgcaactccgactttctctctaatgctctcatttcttattttgtccatcttcgtatgtccacacatccaccttaacatcctcatctttgcaactctcatcttctgctcgtgtgctcgagtcatagcccaacattcagctccatataacatagcaggtctaactgcggttttatagaacttacctttaagtttaagagatacttttcggtcacataaaatactcgacgctcccctctatttcacccatcctgcttgtattctatgtaagacatctctctcaatccctccatcattttgtaaaaatgatcctaaatatttaaatcgctcggttccaggcaactcgtcctcgtCCTCAAACTCTCAATAACATCAAGAAAATTGAAAAGACAAAAAGGCAGACCATGACCATGCTGcatgaaaacaaaaaagaaagataATTAACACACCACCAGTTTCACTGCCATTATTATTCCATATGCCGATGAAATTGGTTCTTCTCAGTCATTATTAGGTGTCAAGTCGACATCACTTACCATTCAACTCTATCTCAATGTGACATGGTTTTCTTCTTATATGTTACCAATGACTTTGAGATTCCATTCTTTTTGAGATTTatatttctatagtataacacaaaggattggttgttgttgtatcacACAAAGTTCATCATTTCTTCTATAATGGCTtcaatttaatttctaatttcaggTCTAATATACAGCCTTATGTATTTGATTTACTTTTGATTAATTGGATTTAGCATTTAATGGGttggttttttatttttaacatcATATAAAATAAGATTCATATCAAATCTTATTGAATCAAACTTAATTGTCATGATTCTATTAACATCATGTTCATACGTAAGGACAATATTGTTTTACAAGATGACCATTACAAAATATAACAAACCATGAATCTTATGATTCTGACCAGTAATGATGTCCATTATTATATCAGCTCAAGGCACTCATGCAAATTTCCATGtaatttgattttcaaaagacCTTAAATAGAGGAAGTACACTACAAATTCCACAAAAGGATCCTAAGAATTTTGAatgaaatatataataaaataataccACTGGCATCCATCCCACTTGTTTGATGTTACAAACAACCTGACTTCTAAATTTTCAGCAGACTAAAAGATCTGCTAAAGTCAAGTCATAATGTCCAAAAGGAATACAAGAGACTCATTAGAACAATTGATTGAGAATGAGAATACCCCTAAAACAGAGATATTAGATTCTGTGAAGAAAAATAAAGAGCGCAAACTCAATGAATTGCATATTTTATAAGAAATAGAAAAAATCTATGCCATTCAGCAGTAAAACAAATAGAAGACATGTAAACAACCTGATCTCCACACTTGGAAAAAGAATACATTATTGGAAGAAGAGCGAAACAAATTTTTAGGGCACCAACCATGAATTTCAAtagtaaaagattttttttaagaaaataaactaACCCGAGAAGAATCAAGTTGGTTTTTGAGTGAACTTGCATGCTCCCTTGTACTAGTTAGGCTTTCCATTATGGCACTCTTCTCTTTATGTAATCTTGAGATTGTTTCACCATTTTTATTGGCCTCATTTTGAAGATTACTGTTGTACTGTTGCAAACTGGCATTGTATTCTTGCAATCTCCTATTAGTTTCTTGAAGCATTTTTAACTGAAAAATCAGGTTAAGAAAATCTGTGAAATATGAATCACCATATGAATGTTTAATCACACTGAACAGAAACATACCTGGTCACTGACACATTTCTTCTCTTGggtaatcttttctaaatctttggATATAGTATCTCGAGATGTCTCAATTTCAACCCTTGTTTTCCTTTCATTTTCATAAAATTTAACAGCAGTCTGCAGAAATGTAAATTTTAAACAGTCAAGTTTGGTCAGCTAATTAACATGAGAATCATCATCAGTCTTACCAATCTATCAGTTTCTTCCTTTCTGAAGCCATCCTGCAAATTAGAATGCATGATTTGAAGCTCCTTGAAAGCCGATTCTATTTGATCAATTGTAGCCCTCATGTCAGTTTCTACAAGCACacacaaataaaacaaaaaaagatGAGATGATCATCAACTCTTAATAAAGAGTCACAAGATTCTGTTTTGAAACAATCTTccgaatttcaaaattgaaattcaTTTCGGCGAATAAAAGTTCATGCGTGCATTCTGGTTTACCTATCACTCTGTGCCTTTTCTCTTCAGAATCCAACTCATTTCGAAGTTTTTCTTGCTCTGCCAAGTAgtcatcttcaagctccatgTACCATCTGATGCAAATTCGAAGCTTTTTAATGTACTCCGTCATCTGTTCACTCTTTCCCTGTAAATTTGACACGGAAAACAATTCAACACAACAAAAGAAACGAATTTGGTCGATAAGAAAATAACTTCCACGAGCGTAACCTTGAAATCGTTCTTGTTCTTTCCTTTCATCTTCTCGCGCAGCAACGTCTCCACATCCTCCCTTGACCCAAACTCGATCCCCGCAGTGCTCCCAGCATCCGAGCACGAGTTATTCTGATCTCCAGTGGTTGAGCCGGCATTGACGGAGGAAAGCACCTGCCGCGGCACGCGGGGGCTGTGATTAGGACCAGCCATCTTTCCAAGGGCCGCGACCCTCCGCTTGTCAATGGGCGTCGCCTCGTCCAGATTCTCCTTCTTCTGCAACAACCAGAAATAAGCCGAAGTTAGATCCTTCGAAACCCCACCAAAGAACGCAAGCCCGCCGGAGCTCACGCTTGAAGGGCTTCGAGTTGCGGCCGGGTGGGCGGGCACGGGGGGCCTCATCTGGGACCGCGAGGACATGGTCTCGATCCCGACCGCAAAGGCAGAAGAGGAGTGTGGAGACGAAGGGAAATCGAGGATAAAAATGCCTCTCTTTTTTTTCGTATATCGATCTTGTTGCTTGTTAGGGTTCTTGAAGGAGCTCTTTCTCGTCGGCGTCGACGTCACGTGAGAGCGAGGGATTTGAATTATTTTGAATTCGTTACCAGTGGAATGAGCAGGAACGGTATCGGATCTGATTCGTTAAAACAACATTCGATCCGTTAGCCCTTTCTATTAAACGAAATTGAGATGGATTTAACTAACATTATtgtaaattaattattattatttacaaatttttttttctaaaaaactcAAATGCATCACCAATGATCATCTTTTAtgcattatcattatcattatcattaataaaaaaaatcattaaaaaagctTATCGAAGGGACAAAGTTGCCATGAGATCATACTTGATGAAATTGTCGTTACAAACTGACTCGCTACCCATTCCGCCATTCGAATCTATGAGCTATTGAAATGTTGCTTTTTctccattgcaccaacaaaaaacaCAAAAAGTGAAGAGATGAGAACTACTTGCTACTTGCCATTTCATGCAAGAACATGAAAATCAGTTCATCTTTCATCATCCAATCAGCGGTTGCAGAGATGGACAAATCCACCAATTTGATTTATTCATGCTGGAAAGGGAGAGCTGACCTAACTTAGACCTAACGAAGTAAGACGTAAGATGCTTAGACTAGTTAATTGGCCTTCGAGAGAAGGAACAATTGTTGCAGTTTGCATGAGATTTTGGAAAGCAGTGTGATGAtttatcaacttaattaatcaagttatGATATTGATGTGTCGGCAAACTTTATGGCAACTCTACTGTTAGATGTGAGCCAAACTTCCATTTAACGAAATAATCATGGaactaaattaattcaatttattcaaaaatttaatttttattaaaaatatcaaCTATTTCAGTTAAATCAatgtgattttaattttaaaatttaaaaatcagttaaatcaattttttattaaataaacaataaaaatttaatatttttatttaattgaataatttttttattaatatatatatatattgaaatagattaatttaattacccagaattgatgatttttttctttctatctaTCACCTTTCTTAATATTATTAACTATTGATTTGATggaggaaaatatatttttcaacttTAGCAACTCTACAAAAAGGCACattctattattattttcacGAAAAgggtgtttcaatttttttaaaaatttaaataccaTATCACTTTATttgtattttaaaaacatttttattatattattattctaATAACTTTATTTAAAACTACTACAAACATATAATAATTATGTTCAAAGATTAATACAACATAagataatttgattaaaattataataaaattgttATATGATCATGTTCGAAAATCGATGAGATATAAAACTAGGAATGTAGCGCTCCCGTCGATCTCCTATGAACTTCGCTCGGACTTACAATATAGATTACGTCAGTGCTGAGGCAGAGAAGGGATCCCGACGTTagtcctccgacgttcaagtcagtcatcgacgatgaagtagaaggcggagcaaAATGAATAGTAGCGAGAATAATATCTATTGCATATTGTGTACCTCCGCCGATACTTGGACCCAGTGGCGTAGCTAGGATTTTTCACTCAGGAAGGGCAAAGCGACGGAGTCGGCGAACGGTGACGGTGATGCTGGCAGCAAACAACGGTGTCGCCTAAGCGAAAGAAATCAATTAAGTAAATTTCACCTCAATTAAAAGGTGTTTTTTGTATGGAGCATCGGCAAAGCGACGCATTAGC
This region of Zingiber officinale cultivar Zhangliang chromosome 9A, Zo_v1.1, whole genome shotgun sequence genomic DNA includes:
- the LOC122019731 gene encoding kinesin-like protein KIN-14H → MSSRSQMRPPVPAHPAATRSPSSKKENLDEATPIDKRRVAALGKMAGPNHSPRVPRQVLSSVNAGSTTGDQNNSCSDAGSTAGIEFGSREDVETLLREKMKGKNKNDFKGKSEQMTEYIKKLRICIRWYMELEDDYLAEQEKLRNELDSEEKRHRVIETDMRATIDQIESAFKELQIMHSNLQDGFRKEETDRLTAVKFYENERKTRVEIETSRDTISKDLEKITQEKKCVSDQLKMLQETNRRLQEYNASLQQYNSNLQNEANKNGETISRLHKEKSAIMESLTSTREHASSLKNQLDSSRSSQQDAVKQKDELKKEISFIRTEFQQVRDDRDHLLAQVQSLTMEVAEYKEISGKSSKSLETITARAALLEEACFSQSGEIKLLRQQLTFSNEKLKRADLTAIEVISEYEEQQKTVIDLQDRLVNAELQIVEAEKIRKKLHNTILELKGNIRVFCRVRPLLHDTELGGTDGSVVSYPTSIESLGSGIDMTNNAQMYSFTFDKVFNQGASQGEVFEEISQLIQSALDGYKVCIFAYGQTGSGKTYTMMGNTECPEQKGLIPRSLEQIFQTSQSLQSQGWKYKMQASMLEIYNETVRDLLSPSRPTSVDTSGGLTKQYSIKHDSNGNAVVSDLTIVNVCSSEHVSFLLQQASMNRSVGKTQMNEQSSRSHFVFTLKIVGVNERTEQQIEGILNLIDLAGSERLAKSGSTGDRLKETQAINKSLSALSDVIFSIAKKEDHVPFRNSKLTYLLQPCLGGDSKTLMFVNISPEATSVGESLCSLRFAARVNSCEIGIPRRQTQT